AGCAAAAGCAATTGCCAGACTTCTCCGAATCATTGTTGCTCCTCCACAATTGGGTAAGTTATTCTTCCACCATTTGCAAATTCAATGCGATTGGTTTGTTTCAACCTCGGCTTGGCTGAGGTTTGTTGAGACCCGGGTCGTGAAAACTCCTGCAACGGCCAAGCCGTTGCAGGAACGTTAACTCAAAACCAGGAACAGCGTGGCGGCCTACGCCTCAATTGTTTTGTGCGCCGGCATTGATCCAGGCGGCAATTGAATCCGTTTCCGCCTGACTCAAAGCGCCACTGGGAGGCATGCGCCCGCCGACGCCGCCGACGCTGTTGTCACCGATGACTTTTAAATACAACACGCTGACATTGGCATTACCCGGAGCCGCACGAAGTTTTCCAGAATAATTAGGATTTGCTGAAGGTACGCCGGTTCCGGCTGCACCAATCAAGCTTAAATAAGAATCTCCACTTGCCAGCGACATGGGCGCGCCACCGCCGGCAACATGACAGCCGGCAAGAGCGCACTTCGGCGTGAAAATATTCGCTTGAATGCTGGACAATGTGGCTTGCAGCCCAGCGGGCGGCAGCGGGGCTGTTGCGGTATCATGTTCACAAGCCACAAACAAACCCGCTGTACTCAACAGCAAAAAACTTTCTATCAAGGTTCTGCGCAAACCCCTTGATCTCATAGTCAATCTCCTTGAGCAAGAACGTATGAATTGAGTTGATGAGTTATCACCCCTCCGCCGTTGGGCGCATCAAAATCCAAATGGGTAATTCAGAATACGATAAATGCTGAATCCGAGACGGAAATCGCCGTCGAGAATATCGAAATTGCCGCCGCTCATGTATTGATTCGTGGTGTTGCCGCCGGAATTCGACACCAGAATGTGAAACACGTGGCCGCCGGATTTAATTTCCACGCCGGCAGCAAAGGTGTCGCTAAACGTCTGTTTGCCGTCTTTGAGATAAGTACCGCCGACAGTCAGTGCGGTGGCATCTCCGGAGACGATGGGCACGATTTCGGCGAACAGGCCGTATTTTTCATTGAAGGAATATTTTGCGCCCACGCCCATCGTCACCAGCGGATCTTCGCCGGAAACATTGACATTGCCGTTGAGCAGAACGCCG
This Cytophagia bacterium CHB2 DNA region includes the following protein-coding sequences:
- a CDS encoding cytochrome c → MRSRGLRRTLIESFLLLSTAGLFVACEHDTATAPLPPAGLQATLSSIQANIFTPKCALAGCHVAGGGAPMSLASGDSYLSLIGAAGTGVPSANPNYSGKLRAAPGNANVSVLYLKVIGDNSVGGVGGRMPPSGALSQAETDSIAAWINAGAQNN